The Methanophagales archaeon genomic sequence TGTTTTCATGATAAAAAGGCGTCACTGCCTCATCCCCCGCCGCATGAACCGATCCCCCTTCTCCCACATGCCATCTTGCAGACGCCACCGCCAACACTAACACCCGCGAAAACACCAAGTAGCACAAATGCCACGCAGATTCCAAACACAAGATATTTTTTATTCCCCCTCACCTCTATTCCCCCTCTCCTCGTGGAAGTATTACTGATTTTTTATGACAGGTGTAATACACAAAAACACAAAAGCTTTTTGATTAAAATAAAATGGATGATGCACCCTCATAGCGATAATGAAACGTCTTTCCAGCTCCTTAGCTCTGGGAATGCCATGATACCCACATCCTCATCCACTGTATATACCTCCATCTTATCTATCACAACCTCTGGACTTCTCAGTATCGGTGACAAGAAATCCTCTTTCGATGCGAGATTCACTGGCGTACCACCTGCTAAAGGCGAGAAGGCTGGCATTACTATCATCCGCCTCGCACCTGGTCCCAATCTACCAATAAGGAAACATGGTAACCGCACACGTGCCCCAACACTGTCTCCCAGAACGATTATCGGGTGTTCATGCGCAATCACAATTGTCCGCTCGCTACTCTCGCTCAATATCCGTGCGAAATCGCGGTTATGCCCATGAATAAAGAGCGTATCATGGTATGAGAGCGCATTTACAACCTTTATACGTGAGCCGAAACGCTTGAGAGGTCCCAAAAATGTGTCATGATTACCTCTCACCAGTATTATCTCCTTGACATAATTGAGAGCGAACTGTATGAATATTGGCACCTCTTTCCATTCCTGCCGGCTGGATTCCGAGAATACATGCTTCAAATCGCCATTTATTATCAATTTAGCAGGTTCATAGCCACAGCTTGCAATCGCCGCTTCTAACTTCTGTTCTACATCCTTCAACTGCCCTGAAGGCAATGCTATCCCGCTATTCTCCATCAGTGCCTCCTCATAGCCAAGATGCAGGTCAGCAATGCATAAAGCATCCCCAGCTGGGAAATATAATGCTGGTATGCCTTTTATTATCTCTATCTCACGGTCTATCTTCATGCTATATAGGTTATACATCAAGAACAACCCTTGCGTGCCAGAGTTCGTTCTTCTTTATCTCCATCATGTTATAAGTGACCGCTTTTATTATTATGCCTGATTCGTGCCTGTAAGGGTCGAATTTGC encodes the following:
- a CDS encoding metallophosphoesterase, giving the protein MYNLYSMKIDREIEIIKGIPALYFPAGDALCIADLHLGYEEALMENSGIALPSGQLKDVEQKLEAAIASCGYEPAKLIINGDLKHVFSESSRQEWKEVPIFIQFALNYVKEIILVRGNHDTFLGPLKRFGSRIKVVNALSYHDTLFIHGHNRDFARILSESSERTIVIAHEHPIIVLGDSVGARVRLPCFLIGRLGPGARRMIVMPAFSPLAGGTPVNLASKEDFLSPILRSPEVVIDKMEVYTVDEDVGIMAFPELRSWKDVSLSL